Proteins encoded together in one Camelus dromedarius isolate mCamDro1 chromosome 11, mCamDro1.pat, whole genome shotgun sequence window:
- the CSAD gene encoding cysteine sulfinic acid decarboxylase isoform X1, with product MPEVGWRKAQELSPGAWAADRNRTGSTRPGQPTRARSPNPPEGAAFRCLSRRAATPPGPSTPCQPRGHRCPRRDRDFILMADSKPLLSLDGDPMAAEALLQDVFGIVVDEVVRKGTSASEKVCEWKEPEELKQLLDLELRGEGESQQQILERCRAVIHYSVKTCHPRFFNQLFSGLDPHALAGRIITESLNTSQYTYEIAPVFVLMEEEVLRKLRALVGWSSGDGVFCPGGSISNMYAVNLARYQRYPDCKQRGLRALPPLALFTSKECHYSIKKGAAFLGLGTDSVRMVKADERGKMIPEDLERQISLAEAEGAVPFLVSATSGTTVLGAFDPLEAIADVCQRHGLWLHVDAAWGGSVLLSQTHRHLLNGIQRADSVAWNPHKLLSAGLQCSALLLRDTSNLLKRCHGSQASYLFQQDKFYDVALDTGDKVVQCGRRVDCLKLWLMWKAQGGQGLERRVDQAFALARYLVEELKKREGFELVMEPEFVNVCFWFVPPSLRGKKGSPDYSERLAKVAPVLKERMVRKGSMMIGYQPHGSCGNFFRMVVANPALTRADMDFLLNELERLGQDL from the exons ATGCCAGAAGTAGGGTGGAGAAAAGCTCAGGAGCTATCGCCTGGTGCTTGGGCAGCTGACAGAAACCGCACTGGCAGTACGCGCCCGGGCCAGCCCACACGTGCGCGTTCTCCAAATCCGCCCGAAG GCGCGGCCTTCCGCTGTCTCTCTCGCCGCGCGGCGACTCCTCCAGGCCCCAGCACGCCGTGCCAACCCCGTGGCCACCGCTGCCCCCGCCGGGACCGAG ATTTTATCCTGATGGCTGACTCGAAACCACTCCTCTCCCTTGATGGGGATCCCATGGCTGCAGAAGCCTTGCTCCAGGATGTGTTTGGGATTGTGGTGGATGAGGTCGTTCGGAAAGGGACTAGTGCCTCAGAAAAG GTCTGTGAGTGGAAGGAGCCGGAGGAGCTGAAGCAGCTGCTGGACCTGGAGCTGCGCGGCGAGGGGGAGTCACAGCAGCAGATCCTGGAGCGGTGCCGGGCCGTGATCCACTACAGCGTGAAGACCT GTCACCCTCGGTTCTTCAATCAGCTCTTCTCAGGGCTGGATCCCCACGCCCTGGCTGGGCGCATCATCACCGAGAGCCTCAACACCAGCCA GTACACGTACGAAATTGCCCCCGTGTTTGTCCTCATGGAAGAAGAAGTGCTGAGGAAACTCCGGGCCCTGGTGGGCTGGAGCTCTGGGGACGGGGTCTTCTGCCCTG GTGGCTCTATCTCCAACATGTATGCTGTGAACCTGGCCCGCTACCAGCGCTACCCGGACTGCAAACAGAGGGGCCTCCGGGCACTGCCACCCCTGGCCCTCTTCACAtcaaaggag TGTCATTACTCCATCAAGAAGGGAGCTGCTTTTCTGGGACTTGGCACCGACAGTGTCCGAATGGTCAAGGCAGATGAGAG aGGGAAAATGATCCCTGAGGATCTGGAGAGGCAGATCAGTCTGGCTGAGGCCGAG GGTGCTGTGCCCTTCCTGGTCAGTGCCACCTCTGGCACTACTGTGCTGGGGGCCTTTGACCCCCTGGAGGCAATTGCTGATGTGTGCCAGCGTCATGGGCTGTGGCTGCACGTGGAT GCTGCCTGGGGTGGGAGCGTCCTGctgtcacagacacacagacatctcCTGAATGGGATCCAGAG GGCTGACTCCGTAGCCTGGAATCCCCACAAGCTCCTCTCCGCAGGCCTGCAGTGCTCGGCTCTTCTTCTCCGGGACACCTCG AACCTACTCAAGCGCTGCCACGGGTCCCAGGCCAGCTACCTCTTCCAGCAGGACAAGTTCTACGATGTGGCTCTGGATACTGGAGACAAGGTGGTGCAGTGTGGCCGCCGTGTGGACTGTCTGAAGCTGTGGCTCATGTGGAAGGCACAGGGCGGGCAGGGGCTGGAGCGGCGTGTCGACCAGGCCTTTGCTCTTGCCCG GTACTTGGTGGAGGAATTGAAGAAGCGGGAAGGGTTTGAGCTGGTCATGGAG CCTGAATTTGTCAACGTGTGTTTCTGGTTCGTGCCCCCCAGTCTGCGGGGTAAGAAGGGGAGTCCGGATTACAGTGAAAGGCTGGCTAAG GTGGCCCCGGTTCTCAAGGAGCGCATGGTGAGGAAGGGCTCCATGATGATTGGCTACCAGCCCCACGGCTCCTGCGGCAACTTCTTTCGCATGGTCGTGGCCAACCCTGCGCTGACGCGGGCTGATATGGACTTCCTGCTGAACGAGCTGGAACGGCTGGGCCAGGACCTCTGA
- the CSAD gene encoding cysteine sulfinic acid decarboxylase isoform X2: MADSKPLLSLDGDPMAAEALLQDVFGIVVDEVVRKGTSASEKVCEWKEPEELKQLLDLELRGEGESQQQILERCRAVIHYSVKTCHPRFFNQLFSGLDPHALAGRIITESLNTSQYTYEIAPVFVLMEEEVLRKLRALVGWSSGDGVFCPGGSISNMYAVNLARYQRYPDCKQRGLRALPPLALFTSKECHYSIKKGAAFLGLGTDSVRMVKADERGKMIPEDLERQISLAEAEGAVPFLVSATSGTTVLGAFDPLEAIADVCQRHGLWLHVDAAWGGSVLLSQTHRHLLNGIQRADSVAWNPHKLLSAGLQCSALLLRDTSNLLKRCHGSQASYLFQQDKFYDVALDTGDKVVQCGRRVDCLKLWLMWKAQGGQGLERRVDQAFALARYLVEELKKREGFELVMEPEFVNVCFWFVPPSLRGKKGSPDYSERLAKVAPVLKERMVRKGSMMIGYQPHGSCGNFFRMVVANPALTRADMDFLLNELERLGQDL; this comes from the exons ATGGCTGACTCGAAACCACTCCTCTCCCTTGATGGGGATCCCATGGCTGCAGAAGCCTTGCTCCAGGATGTGTTTGGGATTGTGGTGGATGAGGTCGTTCGGAAAGGGACTAGTGCCTCAGAAAAG GTCTGTGAGTGGAAGGAGCCGGAGGAGCTGAAGCAGCTGCTGGACCTGGAGCTGCGCGGCGAGGGGGAGTCACAGCAGCAGATCCTGGAGCGGTGCCGGGCCGTGATCCACTACAGCGTGAAGACCT GTCACCCTCGGTTCTTCAATCAGCTCTTCTCAGGGCTGGATCCCCACGCCCTGGCTGGGCGCATCATCACCGAGAGCCTCAACACCAGCCA GTACACGTACGAAATTGCCCCCGTGTTTGTCCTCATGGAAGAAGAAGTGCTGAGGAAACTCCGGGCCCTGGTGGGCTGGAGCTCTGGGGACGGGGTCTTCTGCCCTG GTGGCTCTATCTCCAACATGTATGCTGTGAACCTGGCCCGCTACCAGCGCTACCCGGACTGCAAACAGAGGGGCCTCCGGGCACTGCCACCCCTGGCCCTCTTCACAtcaaaggag TGTCATTACTCCATCAAGAAGGGAGCTGCTTTTCTGGGACTTGGCACCGACAGTGTCCGAATGGTCAAGGCAGATGAGAG aGGGAAAATGATCCCTGAGGATCTGGAGAGGCAGATCAGTCTGGCTGAGGCCGAG GGTGCTGTGCCCTTCCTGGTCAGTGCCACCTCTGGCACTACTGTGCTGGGGGCCTTTGACCCCCTGGAGGCAATTGCTGATGTGTGCCAGCGTCATGGGCTGTGGCTGCACGTGGAT GCTGCCTGGGGTGGGAGCGTCCTGctgtcacagacacacagacatctcCTGAATGGGATCCAGAG GGCTGACTCCGTAGCCTGGAATCCCCACAAGCTCCTCTCCGCAGGCCTGCAGTGCTCGGCTCTTCTTCTCCGGGACACCTCG AACCTACTCAAGCGCTGCCACGGGTCCCAGGCCAGCTACCTCTTCCAGCAGGACAAGTTCTACGATGTGGCTCTGGATACTGGAGACAAGGTGGTGCAGTGTGGCCGCCGTGTGGACTGTCTGAAGCTGTGGCTCATGTGGAAGGCACAGGGCGGGCAGGGGCTGGAGCGGCGTGTCGACCAGGCCTTTGCTCTTGCCCG GTACTTGGTGGAGGAATTGAAGAAGCGGGAAGGGTTTGAGCTGGTCATGGAG CCTGAATTTGTCAACGTGTGTTTCTGGTTCGTGCCCCCCAGTCTGCGGGGTAAGAAGGGGAGTCCGGATTACAGTGAAAGGCTGGCTAAG GTGGCCCCGGTTCTCAAGGAGCGCATGGTGAGGAAGGGCTCCATGATGATTGGCTACCAGCCCCACGGCTCCTGCGGCAACTTCTTTCGCATGGTCGTGGCCAACCCTGCGCTGACGCGGGCTGATATGGACTTCCTGCTGAACGAGCTGGAACGGCTGGGCCAGGACCTCTGA
- the CSAD gene encoding cysteine sulfinic acid decarboxylase isoform X3, translating to MEEEVLRKLRALVGWSSGDGVFCPGGSISNMYAVNLARYQRYPDCKQRGLRALPPLALFTSKECHYSIKKGAAFLGLGTDSVRMVKADERGKMIPEDLERQISLAEAEGAVPFLVSATSGTTVLGAFDPLEAIADVCQRHGLWLHVDAAWGGSVLLSQTHRHLLNGIQRADSVAWNPHKLLSAGLQCSALLLRDTSNLLKRCHGSQASYLFQQDKFYDVALDTGDKVVQCGRRVDCLKLWLMWKAQGGQGLERRVDQAFALARYLVEELKKREGFELVMEPEFVNVCFWFVPPSLRGKKGSPDYSERLAKVAPVLKERMVRKGSMMIGYQPHGSCGNFFRMVVANPALTRADMDFLLNELERLGQDL from the exons ATGGAAGAAGAAGTGCTGAGGAAACTCCGGGCCCTGGTGGGCTGGAGCTCTGGGGACGGGGTCTTCTGCCCTG GTGGCTCTATCTCCAACATGTATGCTGTGAACCTGGCCCGCTACCAGCGCTACCCGGACTGCAAACAGAGGGGCCTCCGGGCACTGCCACCCCTGGCCCTCTTCACAtcaaaggag TGTCATTACTCCATCAAGAAGGGAGCTGCTTTTCTGGGACTTGGCACCGACAGTGTCCGAATGGTCAAGGCAGATGAGAG aGGGAAAATGATCCCTGAGGATCTGGAGAGGCAGATCAGTCTGGCTGAGGCCGAG GGTGCTGTGCCCTTCCTGGTCAGTGCCACCTCTGGCACTACTGTGCTGGGGGCCTTTGACCCCCTGGAGGCAATTGCTGATGTGTGCCAGCGTCATGGGCTGTGGCTGCACGTGGAT GCTGCCTGGGGTGGGAGCGTCCTGctgtcacagacacacagacatctcCTGAATGGGATCCAGAG GGCTGACTCCGTAGCCTGGAATCCCCACAAGCTCCTCTCCGCAGGCCTGCAGTGCTCGGCTCTTCTTCTCCGGGACACCTCG AACCTACTCAAGCGCTGCCACGGGTCCCAGGCCAGCTACCTCTTCCAGCAGGACAAGTTCTACGATGTGGCTCTGGATACTGGAGACAAGGTGGTGCAGTGTGGCCGCCGTGTGGACTGTCTGAAGCTGTGGCTCATGTGGAAGGCACAGGGCGGGCAGGGGCTGGAGCGGCGTGTCGACCAGGCCTTTGCTCTTGCCCG GTACTTGGTGGAGGAATTGAAGAAGCGGGAAGGGTTTGAGCTGGTCATGGAG CCTGAATTTGTCAACGTGTGTTTCTGGTTCGTGCCCCCCAGTCTGCGGGGTAAGAAGGGGAGTCCGGATTACAGTGAAAGGCTGGCTAAG GTGGCCCCGGTTCTCAAGGAGCGCATGGTGAGGAAGGGCTCCATGATGATTGGCTACCAGCCCCACGGCTCCTGCGGCAACTTCTTTCGCATGGTCGTGGCCAACCCTGCGCTGACGCGGGCTGATATGGACTTCCTGCTGAACGAGCTGGAACGGCTGGGCCAGGACCTCTGA